AAACTCGCCCTCCCACTTGTTTCCCTGGAAGTTTCCTCTCCAGACACCCTGgagccaggaggaggctgcGCTGCGTAGCACAGATGTGCACAAACATCTTGCGAGGTGCCTGCGTGGTGCTCGCCAACCCTCAGTGCTGGTGCGGggcctgctggcagggctgccagAAGTGGTGGCAAAGCCCCGTGCAGCGCCGCTGCTGTTTCCTTCTGTCCTCGCTGTGTCCCCCCGGGAGCTCGCGGTGGTGCAGGTCACCACGAGGAGACTTAGCCTTTTGTGTTTGGGATTACTTCGCTTTTTCCACGCTTGGCAGAGCAGCATCAGCAAAACTGTGCTCAAGCACAGCCTGCACCGGGTCAGGCTACGCTCGCCTGTTCGTTTGCTTCCCATTTGTTCCCCGTGTCCCTCTTGGAGAGGCCGGGGACAGCCCCGCTGTGCATCCTGCCCCAGCCCACCGAAGGGCCGAGCACCTGGCgcccctggggagcagaggtgcTGGCAAAAGTGCCCGTCCCGCTGCAGCGCCCATCGGATTTCGTTGCAGCCATGAGCTTAGGTGAGAGCTGCGAGGGCTGCATgtgtggcaggaggagggagagggataAAGATTAAGGAATAATGAGATCTCCTGGTGACTCAGCTGAGGTGCGTGCTTCAGCCGGAGCAGCCCCGGCGCTGTGGGGAGGGGCGAGGGTACTgcgaggcagggctggggagagacACCGCGGAaatgggggagaggggggctgccggggcacCCACCCGCAAAAAATGCGTGCTCTCGGGCACCAAGCTGTCCAGAGGCcgagcagagctgagctgttgGCAGTCGGATAACGCACTGGTTCTTCCAACTTGTTTCCTTTTCGGTCCCTGTGCAGGAGAGGCCGTGGGAGGAAACCgggcacaggcagagcagcaggtggaAAAACCCCGACCAAGCCGGAGCCAGCCCGGAGCAGCCTCGTTCTGTTTGTGTAACCTCTGGGCAGGACAGAAGCGTGTGCGGGGGAAAGCGCTCGGAGCTGCGGCGATCCTCAGAGACCAGCAGGGAGAGGACTGGATAAACAAGTTGACAGGACCTTGAAAGGCGCATTTTCAGATCTGTCTGGGACTGCCTTTGTTccgctgggctgggctgggattTCAGCAAGCTGACTCTGCTCTAAGTATGTGAGCTAAGTGGTTCGGTACACAGCTTCGTTtgttacaggttttttttttccctctttaattgCTAACAGGAGGCAGATAAAATACACATGCCTTCGTTAGTTTTTTAAGTGCAAGTTAGAGGTATCATCACCCAGAGTGCGCGCACACGCGTGCAGAGCAGCGACAATATTGCATTTCATCAGTGGTGAATGACTGAACCTGAAGCCGGAGGGAGTGGCAGCCCTGTCGCTGTCTGCCTCCACACTGATCAATAAGTGACAGACCAAGCGCTGCCGCAGCGTTCCTGAAGTCATTTAGAAAACCAACAGCACCAAATCTTCCACAAGAACATCGAAGTGCCTGATACAGACTCGCCGAAACGGCTGGGAAGCTCCCTGAAGAGTAAACAGCCTCGGGGAGAAGGACTTGGCCTCTAAGAAACTGGACTTTTTGTAATCTGCTGTGCAGAGCGCATCAGAGACTTTGGAGATGAGcattatttttgattatttaaattaatgtgaAGTGACAGAGAGCAATCTGAGCTCTGCGAGCTTGGCGAATGACTTGGACTCGctacacacatttttcttgcaaTAACTGAGCTTTGCATCCTCAGAAAGGAGAGCTTTGGACCGCAGCCCTTACTGGACAGGACTGGGTGCCGTGGTCAGGAGCTTTCCCCTGCCTCCTCGTGGGATCCCTGGGACTGGTGGGAGCTCCACGGCCAAGCCGCCGCCGTGGGAGGTGGCACCGGGCCCGCGCGCCTCTGCCCATCGCCGCCGGATGCTCTGAGCTGGGGggatggagctgcagcctgagcaggGGGAAGTACTCCTCACTACAGGGGACGGTACCCGGTGCCAGGAGACCAACTCcgagctctgccagctccctcgTGGTGCGGGAGAGGCTGGTGGAGGGGAGGACGTCCCAGCTGTCAGCCAGGAGAGCCGAGAGGCCGACGGGCGAGGCCAGGCGCTGCAGCCAGGGGAAGAGGATGTGCTTGGCCCCGGCAACAAGAAGGCCCCCGAAGAACAGCAGGAGAGCGAGGACGGCAAAGTCCAGGACTcccaggaggagctgcctgccccaggggaGAGTGACACGTCCCCTGGGGGAGCCTCGCAGCCGGCGGGtgagccccccagcacccgcCCTCCTGCCCGGGAGCGGGAGCCCGAGCCCGATTTCTACTGCGTGAAGTGGATCACGTGGAAGGGTGAGCGGACGCCCATCATCACCCAGAGCGAGAACGGGCCCTGCCCGCTCCTGGCCATCATGAACATCCTCTTCTTGCAGTGGAAGGTGAGCAGGGTGACGGGCACGGGGGCTGGAGGTTCGGGACACGGGGCGCTTTTCCTCCCTGCGGTGCTAGGAGGAATGTTCAGGGGTCGTGTCGGGAGCCAGCTGGAGGCTCCAAAATAATACGTTGAGAAAGCAAAGGAGGGTCGAAGTGTCTTACCCTTCCTGCCTCTTCTGGTTTGATCTGTGCTGCCGAGCTGGGGGTTGGGGCAGTGGGTGGCAGCCCTGGCTCTcacagggaaggggcaggggaaggcatCATTGTCCTCTTTTGCTCGCAGGTGAAGCTGCCCCTGCAGAAGGAGGTGGTCACGTCAGATGAGCTGATGGCACATTTGGGTGAGCAGGGAGCAACTGGGGGGAGTGGTGGCTgccctgctggccctgcaggCTCCTGGGACTGGCCAAGGATGGCATTTCCCATCTGCTGCCCCACCTCTGGGCCCATCTCCGACGTTGCCACCCACTGATAGCTCTGCCCTTCTCCCCTGATCACGCTCCCCGTGCGTAGCCCTCAAAGGGACGTTCCCTCGGTgcgtggaggaggaggagctgtaGGCCAGACCTTTGTTGGGTTGGGAGGGCAGGAACCAAGGGGCAAGGGAGTCCCAGTGCGGATCCAAGCTCTGCTGACTCTGCGCTGTTGGGCTGGGTGCTCGCCCCCCCTGCTCAGAGAGGAGAGCTCAGTGCCCCAGACTGAGCAGCCACCTTTGCTCTTTTGAAGGGGACTGCATCCTATCCATCAAACCCCAAGAGAAGTCAGAAGGGCTGCAGCTGAACTTCCAGCAGGTGAGGAGCGAGGTTGGATGGGGGAACGGATCCATTTGGCTGTTCTGCTGAGTCTCGAGGGCCACACGGGTGGTAGAGTGCCGCACGTCACCCAGCTGACCAAGTGGAAGTGGGATTTCTCTTGAGATTTTATCTGCCTTGACATGCCTGTCTGGGGGTGACGGGGTGGCAGGGTGCGGGGTGCCCAGCCTGTGTCCTGAGCAGGACCTGTGGTTGCCCCCTGCAGAACGTCAACGACACCATGATGGTCCTCCCCAAGCTCTCGACAGGCCTGGACGTGAACGTACGGTTCACAGGTGTCTCTGACTTCGAGTACACACCTGAGTGCATAGTCTTCGACCTCCTCAACGTCCCGCTCTACCACGGCTGGCTGGTGGACCCGCAGGTGAGGCTGTCCTGGCCCCTGGCTGGGTGGCCGTGTGGCTTGTGTGCGGCTGAGAAGACGTGCCcggggctggctgtggggctgctctgctctccctgggGGACCAAGATGCAGGTTTGGCTGCTGTGGTGTCCCCAagggaagctgcagcaggggctgttcTCCCTGAGCCGGGGCAGGATGctcacctccctccccatgCAGATGGTGGCCACCTCCCTGGCTTAAATCCTCCCACCCTTGCCCTCTCCTGTGCTCCCGTGGGTACCGCGGGAGAGGCCAGGTGCCTGGCAGCCTGGGCTCACTGCCCTGTCCTGCAGAGCCCCGAGGTGGTGCAGGCCGTGGGCAAGCTCAGCTACAACCAGCTGGTGGAGAAGATCATCACCTGCAAACACTCCTGCGACTCCAACCTGGTGACCGAAGGTAAgggccctggggcagcccccggcctgCTGtgggcaccctggggtgcctcGGCTCGGCTCTGACATCGCTGTCACCCCAGGGCTGATTGCGGAGCAGTTCCTGGAGTCCACGGCCTCCCAGCTGACGTACCACGGGCTGTGTGAGCTCACGGCTGCTgtgaaggaggaggagctgAGCGTCTTTTTTCGCAACAACCACTTCAGCACCATGATCAAGCACAAGGTGTGGCTGTGCCCTGGCtttgctccctgccctgctccactGCAACAGCGCCTGTGTGGCTTCTTGCAGGATCTGGGGGGCTCTGAGCTCGGGTGCTCGCCCTTTTGGTGGCAAGACTgactgtccctgtcccctctgcCCAGGGCCACCTCTACCTGCTGGTGACGGATCAGGGCttcctgcaggaggagagggtgGTGTGGGAGAGCCTGCACAACGTGGATGGTGACAGCTGCTTCTGTGACACTGACTTCCACCTCAGCCATGCCCTGGGCAAGGAGGCGGCTGCTGCGGCCCccccagagcagaggcaggtGGACCAGGTAGGGGATAGCCTGCGGTGGTGGTAGGGGGCTGGAGTTCCTTCCCAGCTCCGGGGAATGCTGCAGGTCCCCTGCCACCGGGGTTGGTGGCACCTGAGCTAGACTGAGCCCCTCTTTCTGCCTTCCCGCAGGACTACATGATcgccctgtccctgcagcagcagcagggacagggcccCTCCACGCTCAGTGACCTTGAGCTGGCccgccagctgcagcaggaggagtaccagcagcagcagcagcagcagccgcggccagccccggcccccgcaCAGGTATCGGGGTCCCCCTTCCTcacccctctccttccccaccctAGAGGGAAGGTGAGGCagagggcaggggctgcgtCCCGCCTGCGTCCCCAgcctgaggggctgcaggggcacgGGGGTGGCACCCCGGGGTGGCCTcctgtgccccagccctgctgtctgTCCGCAGGGCCGAGCGCAGCCGGGTGGCCGGCCAGCCGTGGAGCGGAGACAGCGGCAGAAGGACTCGGACTGCACCCTCCTGTAGTGCTCAGCgggaccccccccaccccgctcCTGGGGGAGCACCAGCTGGAGCCCCCCTGTCCTGCAAGGATGGTGCCGGTGTCCCTGGGGACGGctggaggggggaaggggggggaggacGAGGGCTGCCCCTCCTCTCCCGCAgccaagcccccccccccatatttCCAGTGGCCTTAACGTGGGGGTGATGGACCCCCGGGTNNNNNNNNNNNNNNNNNNNNNNNNNNNNNNNNNNNNNNNNNNNNNNNNNNNNNNNNNNNNNNNNNNNNNNNNNNNNNNNNNNNNNNNNNNNNNNNNNNNNNNNNNNNNNNNNNNNNNNNNNNNNNNNNNNNNNNNNNNNNNNNNNNNNNNNNNNNNNNNNNNNNNNNNNNNNNNNNNNNNNNNNNNNNNNNNNNNNNNNNNNNNNNNNNNNNNNNNNNNNNNNNNNNNNNNNNNNNNNNNNNNNNNNNNNNNNNNNNNNNNNNNNNNNNNNNNNNNNNNNNNNNNNNNNNNNNNNNNNNNNNNNNNNNNNNNNNNNNNNNNNNNNNNNNNNNNNNNNNNNNNNNNNNNNNNNNNNNNNNNNNNNNNNNNNNNNNNNNNNNNNNNNNNNNNNNNNNNNNNNCCGCGGGGGAGAACCGGGCGCGGGTTCGGCCTcgcggcggcggggagccgcACCGGGGCGAGCTCGGGCCCTGCGGCGCcggagcggccccggccccgcttcGGGAGGCTGCGACCAGGGGAAAGCCGGGGGCGGGCCCGGCGGGCCGGGACCAggaccgggccgggccgggccgtcCTCGCGTTCCTCCTTTCCGCCCGAATCTCGCCATTTTTGCAGCcccggggcggggccgggcgggggcagAGACCCGGGCGGGTACCGGGCTGGGGCCGGCTCCGGGCCCCGCTGAGCCCAGCAGCGCCgcgggccccccccggggctggaaAGCAGCGGGAGAGCCCCGGCCGAAGGGGCGGGGTACGGCTCGGTTCCCCCTCCGGTACCGGGGTTCGGTTCCCCCTTCGGTACcggggctcccagccccagctgaggGACCGAGCGGGCCCCGGGGTCAATCACCGGCCACCGGGGCTCCGGCGCTCTCCGAGCCGGGGCAGCCCGGGGCCGGCCGTGCCCGGGGCCCCGCTGCGGCCTCCCCTGACCCCCTCCCGCCCCGGGGTCTCGTGGCTCGGGACCGGCCCCGCTCGGCCCGCGGGgtcccgcccgccgccccctctCCAGCCGCGTTCGCGGCGTTCCCggtccccagccccggctgccggCCCCGCGGGCGCTGCCCGGCCCGTTACGTGCAGCCCGCTGCCGCGCGGCCTTATCAGCGGCCTCGCCCGGCCGAGCGCCGCTTGCGAAACGGGCCCGGCGCTTCCTcttccccgggggggggggcggggggccccCTCGGCCCTCCCCGAAAGCCCCGCTCGGAGTTGGGGCTCCGGGGACTGGGAACGGGAGCGCAGCGGCCCCGTGCCCGGCGGGCGGGCGCCGGCGTGGGGAAGGAGAACCCCGAGCCCGCGGCCGGGGTCGCGTCCCGGTGCCGTCGGAGGGGCCGGTGCCGGGCGCGGGGTGCCTGGGCCGCGGCCTTTCATCGGCGGGCACAAAGGTGCCCATTGTGCCTCGGGCAAATCCCTAATCCTGCGTTTTCGGGGCGTGCTGAGCCGCCCGCGTTCGTCCGCTCCCGCCCCGCGGCGCTGAGGGCTCCGGGCCGTTTCCCCTCCCGGCAGCCGGGGACCGAACGCGGGGGGCGAGCACGGAGCCGGCGTTGCCGGGAGAGGCGCCACAAGGATCGCCCCCGAGCCgggctgctgcttgctggggCCGCGCGCGTCCCCTTGGTGCCTTCCCCGCTGACGCTGCAGGAACTGGGCCAGGGATCGATGTTGGAACCGGGAGCGAGGTTCCTCCCTCCAGCCCGTGCCAGGATCCGTCCTGCTGCTCGGAGGCAGCAGCCCGCCTCGGTTAATGATCACCCGCTGACCTCTCTGGCACACGGAGCAAAGTCCCTTTGCTGGAGCCGAGCGCCCGGCcgccctggggagcagggagaccCTCGCTGCCCCATGGACCCCAGCCCCGGGTGGCTTCCCGGGGGGCTTGTGGCTGCTGGGAGCCGAGGTGAAGGCCAGGCGGGGCCAACCGCCGCCGCGCCAGGCAGAGGGGTGTCCCCGTTCGCACCCTGTCTGCACTCTGCAGGATGTGCTCCCGTCCTCGGCCCTGCTTCTCTGGGTCGTGCTCCGCTTGCCCAGGGGAGGTGTGGAGGGCAGCGGTGCTGGGGTCCAGCCCTTAGGCACCGGGGATCCTATTCCAGGCACCACTGAGCACCGCTTCTCCTTTCAGGCCCATGGCACTTCCCCCAGTGCCAGCCATGGAGTGGTTTTGCTGCCTGAGCCGTgtctgtgctggggggggggggttccccAGAATGGGCCCTACTCCTGCTCTGGGTGTGGGGTCGATCCTCTCCGGGTTGCCTGTGGACCCGAATGGATTCCGCAGCGTGGGGCAGTGGTGCAGGCTTGTCGTGCCCCCAGCTCTGAGCccggctgtccccagccccgcacccAGCTGGCTGGGACCAGCCCTGGGGCCAAACTGTCCCGTCCTGCCCCGGTGGCTGGTGGGAGGGGACGTCCTTCATGGCCATGTGCTTCTGGGGGATGGGGAAGGTGccatcctttcctttcctttcctttcctttcttc
This portion of the Oxyura jamaicensis isolate SHBP4307 breed ruddy duck chromosome 25, BPBGC_Ojam_1.0, whole genome shotgun sequence genome encodes:
- the MINDY1 gene encoding ubiquitin carboxyl-terminal hydrolase MINDY-1; this encodes MELQPEQGEVLLTTGDGTRCQETNSELCQLPRGAGEAGGGEDVPAVSQESREADGRGQALQPGEEDVLGPGNKKAPEEQQESEDGKVQDSQEELPAPGESDTSPGGASQPAGEPPSTRPPAREREPEPDFYCVKWITWKGERTPIITQSENGPCPLLAIMNILFLQWKVKLPLQKEVVTSDELMAHLGDCILSIKPQEKSEGLQLNFQQNVNDTMMVLPKLSTGLDVNVRFTGVSDFEYTPECIVFDLLNVPLYHGWLVDPQSPEVVQAVGKLSYNQLVEKIITCKHSCDSNLVTEGLIAEQFLESTASQLTYHGLCELTAAVKEEELSVFFRNNHFSTMIKHKGHLYLLVTDQGFLQEERVVWESLHNVDGDSCFCDTDFHLSHALGKEAAAAAPPEQRQVDQDYMIALSLQQQQGQGPSTLSDLELARQLQQEEYQQQQQQQPRPAPAPAQGRAQPGGRPAVERRQRQKDSDCTLL